The DNA sequence CGGGAACTTCCAGTTGAGGGAGTTCCCGCTCGGCATGTTTAGAGGGGGGATTTGGGGGTGTCCCGGCGTGCTTGGGTTGGGAGATGTCTCTCGGCATATCAGACGCCGGGCCGCTCCCTTCCGGACTCGCCAGAGGCTCGGTTGGGGGGGAAACTCGGTTGGACATGCATACCTGTCCGATCCTCTCGCTAGTCTTGGGCACATAAGCTTTTTCCCCAACTGAATCCTACAGGCAGCTCACCCCGCCACCAGCAGCCGCACATCCAGATGAACCTGTGCGGATGGCCCGTGCGGTGTGAGGGATGGGAACGGTGCGAGGTACGAGCAGTCCGGAGCCTTCAGCGGAGGACGGAGCGATAGCGACCCGTGGAACAGCCCGACCCGGCGCTAGAGATTTTCAGCGGGACATGTGTGCCCAGATCGCCGGGGCACACCCTCATGCACCGAAGCATTAAGCTCCAGTTGCTAGCTGATGCTCGGCGATGGCTCTTTTGAGACTGGCAATCGGCTTGGGAGAGATCTCCAGCAATGGCCGAAAATGCTCCATCATGGCTCGGTAGGTCCCCTCATCGGCAAGTGAAGCGCTTGCTTCTTGACCCTTGAGGTACACTTGGCCAGCGGTCTCCCTGACCCACACTTGTGCCATCTCGATTCCCATCGGAATAGGCGAACCCGATTGTTCGGCTTTGGCGATTCGCAAGATCATAGATTCTGCGTGGTAGATCCCGATGAGACAATCCGCGAGTGCCAGGCAGATCTGCTGCTGATTTCTCAATCCCGCCCCAAACGTCTCCATCGCCACCATCAGTACTTGCAGCGTCGCTCGTTTCATCTGGATGATGGCCTGATATTCCGCATCGAGAATTGCCATACTCCACGGAGCAGGCTCCAGAAATTGTGGGGCGATCTTGCCTTGGGCAATCCGTTTGGCGAGCGTATTGACGGTCAGGATGCGATTGATCTCAGAAGTACCCTCGTAGATGCGCACAATCCGGCTATCCCGGTAGCATCGCTCGATGGGATATTCCGCCGAGTAGCCATTTCCACCATGAATCTGGACCCCTTGATCCACACAGAAATCGAGCACCTCGGAGCCAAATACTTTGGTCATGGCACACTCCATAGCATAGGCGTCGGCAGCCCCGAGCAACGCTTCATTGTGGGAGAGTCCTTGAGATAGTAACTGCTGTTCTTGATCGTCGATATCTTGGGTCGCACGGTAGACGGCGCTTTCCAGCACAAAAATCCGTGTGGTCATATCGGCCAGTTTCTGCTGGATCGCACCAAACTTGGCGATCGGCTGCTTGAATTGGACCCGTTGCTTGGCATATTCCGCTGACAATTCCAGCGCACGTTGCGCACCGGAGATACAAGCAGCTGCCATTTTGATGCGGCCGATATTGAGTGCCGCAAAGGCGATGAGATGCCCTTTGCCGACCTGCCCGATCAGATTTTCTACGGGCACCTTGGCATCGGCATAAAA is a window from the Pontibacter sp. G13 genome containing:
- a CDS encoding acyl-CoA dehydrogenase family protein, with protein sequence MPQSSHLQSVQGGTFLFRHLSPSEIYVPEQFNEEQLSILDMCREFVAAHIFPNLERMDALEPGFMESLLDQAAELGLLGAGIDEQYGGLGMDFPTQMLIQQGLGQAHAFATAFAAHTGIGTYPVQYFGTPEQKAKFLPGIADGTAKPCYNLTEPNAGSDALSGKTRADLSDDGSHYILNGQKCWITNSGFADLFMVFAQVEGNQFSCFVVPADTPGLTLGDEEKKLGIKGSSTRQVFYADAKVPVENLIGQVGKGHLIAFAALNIGRIKMAAACISGAQRALELSAEYAKQRVQFKQPIAKFGAIQQKLADMTTRIFVLESAVYRATQDIDDQEQQLLSQGLSHNEALLGAADAYAMECAMTKVFGSEVLDFCVDQGVQIHGGNGYSAEYPIERCYRDSRIVRIYEGTSEINRILTVNTLAKRIAQGKIAPQFLEPAPWSMAILDAEYQAIIQMKRATLQVLMVAMETFGAGLRNQQQICLALADCLIGIYHAESMILRIAKAEQSGSPIPMGIEMAQVWVRETAGQVYLKGQEASASLADEGTYRAMMEHFRPLLEISPKPIASLKRAIAEHQLATGA